One window from the genome of Bacillus tianshenii encodes:
- a CDS encoding AzlC family ABC transporter permease, with the protein METVMAVKKNSDFKHGVQSGVSIAIGYMPAALTFGLLAKSTGLTIMEALMMSVLVFAGAAQYISLSLIALGTAGPIIILTTFIINIRHLLMSASLSERTEEEHKFKKALYAFGITDETFSVASLKEGKVTAGYMFGLIAVSYGSWVTFSVVGHFVGASLPEVLQESMGIALYAMFIGLLTPSLKKHRKVVWLAGVAAVANSIFTAFFPPNWSGWAIVLATLASAIAIEYIDYQAKRAGEKK; encoded by the coding sequence TTGGAAACAGTCATGGCTGTAAAGAAAAACTCTGATTTTAAGCATGGCGTACAGTCAGGAGTTAGTATTGCAATTGGTTATATGCCTGCTGCGCTTACATTTGGTTTGTTAGCAAAGTCAACAGGGTTAACAATTATGGAAGCGTTAATGATGAGTGTACTTGTGTTTGCAGGAGCTGCTCAATATATTTCATTAAGCTTAATTGCACTCGGTACAGCTGGACCGATTATTATATTGACGACATTTATTATTAATATTCGTCACCTTCTTATGTCTGCTTCACTTAGTGAAAGAACAGAAGAGGAACATAAGTTCAAGAAAGCACTCTATGCATTCGGAATTACAGATGAAACATTTTCTGTTGCTTCTCTGAAAGAAGGGAAAGTTACCGCGGGCTATATGTTTGGTTTGATTGCTGTGTCCTACGGAAGCTGGGTAACCTTTTCGGTTGTTGGTCATTTCGTTGGTGCAAGCTTGCCGGAAGTATTGCAGGAAAGCATGGGAATTGCCCTCTATGCGATGTTTATCGGTTTGCTCACACCTTCATTGAAAAAGCACCGAAAAGTTGTTTGGCTAGCAGGGGTTGCGGCTGTAGCAAATAGCATTTTCACTGCGTTTTTTCCGCCAAATTGGTCTGGGTGGGCCATTGTATTAGCAACATTAGCTTCAGCAATCGCCATTGAATACATCGATTATCAAGCAAAACGGGCAGGTGAGAAGAAATGA
- a CDS encoding AzlD domain-containing protein → MSTALMWTIVGMAIVTYIPRALPFLAFDVNKMHPFIKGVLQNVPYAALGALIFPGVLFMQSDHIWFGIIGAIAAFIPALLGANVIVVVLSAIGVLTIYSSFFS, encoded by the coding sequence ATGAGTACAGCCTTAATGTGGACAATCGTCGGCATGGCTATTGTAACTTATATTCCACGTGCGTTGCCTTTTTTAGCATTTGATGTAAACAAGATGCATCCATTTATAAAAGGAGTACTGCAAAATGTACCGTATGCTGCATTAGGCGCATTAATTTTTCCAGGTGTGTTATTTATGCAGTCTGATCACATCTGGTTTGGAATAATTGGAGCTATTGCGGCATTTATACCTGCACTTTTAGGTGCGAATGTAATTGTCGTCGTTTTGAGTGCAATTGGAGTCCTTACTATTTATTCATCATTCTTTTCTTAA
- a CDS encoding M48 family metallopeptidase, with translation MTKLFWTCTAFYIFYAFLMWWYLFYGSPAQLPDALEGTAADPTTFMTSREIQLSYDYSRLKHLLFFLVTPFEWLVLLSIIVFGGSSWFYRTAEAVTNRPWLKNVLYVFLLSVTTFALMFPLKWLSHQISVNYGVSVADFSVWMKDVVIGYWLNLLILIVIASWFVWIMKKAPKRWWFYSWLASVPFILFLVFIQPVVIDPLYNDFRSLQDKQLEAKILNIAQQADIPAEHVYEVNMSKKTNALNAYVNGIGSNARIVLWDTTLQKLNDDEVIFIMAHEMAHYVYKHVFIGLSGYLLLSFFGFWFVAKGVAVIKRKWGEGLGVRKEHILLLPVILLLFSVLSFASSPLSNYVSREIERSADTYAIELTEDQQAAIKTFQQLTATGLSEVQPPTLVYWFRYGHPSMLERLQKVEQFETAEEK, from the coding sequence ATGACAAAGTTATTTTGGACCTGTACTGCTTTTTATATTTTTTATGCATTCTTAATGTGGTGGTATTTATTTTATGGTTCACCAGCACAGCTGCCTGATGCATTGGAAGGAACAGCTGCTGATCCAACAACATTTATGACCAGTCGGGAAATTCAGTTGAGTTATGATTACTCACGATTAAAGCATTTATTGTTCTTTCTTGTGACGCCGTTTGAGTGGCTTGTGCTGCTTAGTATTATTGTTTTTGGAGGTTCAAGTTGGTTTTACAGAACAGCAGAAGCGGTAACAAATCGTCCTTGGCTAAAAAATGTGCTCTATGTTTTTTTGCTTTCTGTTACAACTTTTGCCCTCATGTTTCCACTGAAGTGGTTGAGTCATCAAATCTCTGTAAACTATGGTGTATCCGTAGCTGATTTTTCAGTTTGGATGAAGGATGTCGTAATTGGATATTGGTTAAATTTATTGATTTTGATTGTTATTGCTTCATGGTTTGTTTGGATTATGAAAAAAGCACCTAAGCGGTGGTGGTTCTATTCATGGCTTGCTTCAGTGCCTTTCATTTTATTTCTTGTCTTTATTCAACCTGTTGTCATTGATCCGCTCTACAATGACTTTCGTTCATTACAGGATAAACAGTTAGAAGCGAAGATTTTGAATATAGCACAGCAAGCAGATATACCAGCAGAACATGTGTATGAAGTAAATATGTCAAAAAAAACAAATGCTTTAAACGCCTATGTGAATGGAATTGGCTCGAACGCGAGAATAGTTTTATGGGATACAACCTTGCAGAAGTTAAATGATGATGAAGTAATTTTCATTATGGCTCACGAAATGGCCCATTACGTATACAAGCATGTTTTTATCGGTTTATCTGGTTATTTGCTTCTATCGTTTTTTGGTTTTTGGTTTGTAGCAAAAGGTGTTGCCGTTATCAAACGTAAATGGGGAGAGGGTTTGGGGGTACGTAAAGAACATATATTATTGTTGCCTGTAATTCTGTTACTGTTTTCTGTTCTTTCTTTTGCATCAAGTCCGTTAAGTAATTATGTCTCAAGAGAAATTGAACGAAGTGCAGATACATATGCAATCGAATTAACAGAAGATCAACAAGCGGCCATTAAAACCTTTCAACAGTTAACAGCAACTGGTTTGAGTGAAGTACAACCGCCAACCCTCGTATATTGGTTTCGGTATGGCCACCCATCAATGCTTGAACGTTTACAAAAAGTAGAACAGTTTGAAACAGCTGAAGAGAAGTAA